In Chionomys nivalis chromosome 21, mChiNiv1.1, whole genome shotgun sequence, the genomic window TTTGATGCCAAAGAACTTCTCTTGCTATGGGGACACTTCCGTATTCTAACTGACCCCAAACACTTAATTCCAGTTACAGACTCTAAAAGACAAATTTTGGATGGAATTAGCAATACTTTATTGATTGTATTCGCTATGAACtatggttaataaataaaatgaaacatcaatattttctttcataacttcatttttaagtgtttatgGATGTAAAGTTTTCATTTACACCAGTCTGAGctgtaattaaaattatttatacccAGTCATACAATCCCACCCCCAAAAGACCTGTTAAACATAGTACTCAATGTGGGCATTATTTTGCCAGCACGTGTACTGGGTGCTATACTTTTCCTCCTTAAGACAGTGAGAATAAAAATGATATGTATGTGTTAGTTTTCCCTTTAGAAAAATTAGAAGGAGTTTCAAAGCTCTGTacaagaaatgattttttaaagtagCCAAGTGActaaagctgtttgtttgtttggtttggttggttttactCATGGTCTCCAGCACAGGAACCACGGCTGCACCCCACCGCTTTCGCCAAGCTCGTTATGTGGTGCAGTCCACCGTCTGCCTTGACTTCATCAATTCCTTCTTCAGCTGTTCGAAGCACACAAACATGATGACATTCCAGGACGCCAGTCGCAGGAAAGAAGGCACAAACCTGGGGGAGCACAGGGCACAGTCCGTGAGCCGCTCGAAAGCCACAAGCCCTGGTGCCATGAGCAGCTTACGTGACTCACAAAACTCAaggaatgattaaaaaaaaaaaaaaaaccaaggtgaaGTACTTGATGTTTGTCTTTCCTCTACCAACGACTAGGTTGTTATGTCACTGTATGGCTGTGGGAATTGGATCCAGGTCTCCTGGAAGTCTtcatcactgagctgtctcttctgCCCCTGAatagactttttttaaaattattttttttaaaagaaggcttTTCTGCAAAAGTACCTTCCAATGAGCTTTGTTTttacaatttgttttgttttagttttgagagTGGTCTTGCTATATAACCCCGGGTGGCCTGTGCATCAGGCTAGCTTCAGACGTCTAGTGATCAACACTGGCGCTCctgctgtctccccagtgctgggactacacgCATACGCCAACACACTCAGCTTCCCCAGTGAATTTTCACTCTTCCGGGGTCTCGTCACTCCCAgatgcatggctttttttttcgtGTGAAAAGATATAAGTAACATAAAAAATGACATTTCAACtatttttcaatgtatttttctGTAGCATTAAGTGCATGTATAATGTGTAGTAAACACCAGAGTCAGAGCCACGGTATTTTGTTTCCTCAGACTCTTCATCCATTAAACATTAGCTTCCCACCTCCTCGGTCAAAGGTTAACCTTGGCTGTTCCTCGGCGTGGCCTTCTAGCCTcacccttttttgagacaaggtctcttcctGAGACATGGGGCTCAATtgttaggccagcctgggtgccAGCAAGCACGAGGGAACCTCTTGCTTCTGCCGCctagccctgggattacaagcatgtgccccTACgcttggctttttacatgggttctggaactGAATTCCAGTCTCCATGTGCATGTGGCCAGAGCGTCACAGACTGACCGATCTCCTCAgtcttagagacagggtcttgctacgtggccctggctggcctgaaactcactctgtatttcaggctggtattgaactcacagcagtctcCATTGTCTTAACCTCCCATGTTCTAGGATGACAAGTGTTTGCCTCCGCGCTCAGCTCAACTCGCTTAATTTAGCACCATTTGTCGAGACTATCCATATTAAAAACgatttaaaattttgtaaaacaatattaaaaaattgCAAAACATTCAATTATTAAGTGGTCAGCAGTTTATAGGTGGTATATccattttatgttaattttataatgtatattatttgtattaatatatCATAAGAACAGATAGACTTAGGATTTTATATAATATGCATGatacattcatattttattttagaaatcttgGGGTATGGCTTTGCAATTCAAAAGGTTATATCTTTGTAATAGttgtcaaatatatatataaaagctatGTCATACTGTATTTTATTAGAAAAGTGCTtttcaatataatataatatcacTTTGTGAGGAATATGATCTATGTCTTCATCGTACTTTTGACACGAGTGTAATCATTATCCAAGCAACattttctgtggttttgctttaatagaaaaattttaaaattagctgAAGGCATAGCTCCGCGATAGACTGCTTGCCTGGCACGTGCAAGGGCCTGGGGTTGCTTCCCTTCAAGTACCGCTAAAAATAATGAATTGGCTTTAATTTTCCGGCATGATGGGATTGGCGGATTGAAGACATTCATGACGGCAAAgacagagtttgaggccattgcATGGACCAGGCCCGGTAGACTAAATGCCAGTTGTTTTGCCGAGACAGTGTCCCCATGTCCACAGACACCTTAAACACAACCTTATAGACGCAGAAGGTCATATCCTACCCTTTGAAGAAAGCCGTTGGTCCTTCCTTGGTGAGCATGGTCATTGCACAGCTGGGTACACTCGGgtactgtcctggtagagagttGATGAATCTTGTTTTTACCACATCTGCCGGAGAGGCCAGGAAGGTGGTGCAAAACCCGGCCACAAGAGCTGACAGTAAATGGCAGGGCACGTCGTCTGAAAGGGACCAGCAAAATGCGTCAACACCAGACTGTGAGCTGCCTGTGAGACCCTTGTCAACCTATTAGTAACAGGAGGTTAACGTGATGTCTTATAAACAGATGAGCATATAAAAGCAAGCACAGACTTTTTATAAAAAACCATGGCTGACGGGCAATGGCATAATGACTGCAGGTATATTTGCATGGGTGTTATTTTAGGATAACCCTGGGTTTTTTTGTGCCTTGGACCTGGCGTCACACCTGATACATGAGCATCTAATACTGCTCAATTGAATTAAAATCATCAAAGGAGAATATCTGTGTCTATAGAAACAGGAAATGATTGAGATGAAATCAGTGATGAACTCTGGAGGTAAGCCGAGCTTGACTGCCTGCTGAGAGAGGAATCCCAAGGGACGAGTGCTTCTTCGTATTAACAGAGAACATCGCCATGACATCCCTTTCACTTTTACTTTTCCCAACACAACTTTTAAGTTTTAGGTCTTTTTTGCCAGGTGTGATGGGACACATTTTaacccagcatttgagagacagaggcaggaggatttcaggtTGGTGACCAGCCTGGTTTGAATATGgtgttccagatcagctaggggCTGCTACattgtgactctctctctctctctctctctctctctctctctctctctctttcacacacacacacacacacacacacacacacacacacacacacacacacacacacacacttaactctccaaagaggaaaacagaagccTACTAGAATTAAGGAATTCAACCCCCCATAGCTTTAGAACCTCCAACTGAGATTGGAAGGTGCAGGCATGTTTGTTGTATACGGAAAGTACCTGCCAGTATTTGGTTGTTCACAAGGGCCCCCTTCATGAGATCATATGTTACCAGCTCTGTACAATTGATAATGACATTTCTCATCAGATTAGGGGTTGTCCCTggagaaaaacaagacaacatttaataaatgaagtTTGTGATAAGGTGCCTAATTACGAAAATCCATCTGGTCGACAGTTACCTTTCCAGAGGGTTGACAAGCTTTCTGTTGTGGCTATAATTCTGTAAGCATTGTAGGTCCCTGTGTAGCGAGGTTTGATCCCGTGTAAGTGACTCTGTGCTTGGAGTCTGACTTTTACGACCTCGGTAGGTTGTCCGATGAATACTGCCACACCTCCAGTCAATAAGCCAGCTGAGATCCTGTTTCCCAAAGTGGGAGGTGCTACCCAGGAAGAGCAAAAGAttgatcaagaaaagaaaatccagaaCCCCTCCTCACACACCCACATATCTTTAAATTTTGTGatcagtctgtgtgtatgtgtgagcgcgcgtgtgcgcgcgtgtgcgtgcgtgtgcgtgcgtgtgcatgcgggcttgcgtgtgtgtgccagaggacaacctctgcCCACATTCTTCAGGAAGCCATTTGTAACATGAATGGGGGCCTGCTTGttattggggtttttgtcccgcccggtaccccacaactgtttagccccaaagaaaatcacacatagctctctataaattataagctgattggccattagctctagcttctcactggctaactctcacatcttgattaacccatttttctgatctatgttagccatgtggctcagtaccttttttcagaggggcagatcacatcctgctgcttcgatGATCTGGGCAGGattgggaggaatcaacttcctccttcccagaattctcctgttctcattacatcatttctatttcctgt contains:
- the Ucp1 gene encoding mitochondrial brown fat uncoupling protein 1, which codes for MVSPTTSEVHPTMGVKIFSAGISACLADIITFPLDTAKVRLQIQGEGQTSSTIRYKGVLGTITTLAKTEGLPKLYSGLPAGIQRQISFASLRIGLYDTVQEYFSSGKETPPTLGNRISAGLLTGGVAVFIGQPTEVVKVRLQAQSHLHGIKPRYTGTYNAYRIIATTESLSTLWKGTTPNLMRNVIINCTELVTYDLMKGALVNNQILADDVPCHLLSALVAGFCTTFLASPADVVKTRFINSLPGQYPSVPSCAMTMLTKEGPTAFFKGFVPSFLRLASWNVIMFVCFEQLKKELMKSRQTVDCTT